One part of the Chloroflexota bacterium genome encodes these proteins:
- a CDS encoding ribonuclease D, whose product MSSRHGHRSDTRASSPHVSHELPPPKLVRTATELAEMLDRLQAEPIVAVDTEADSLFAYHYKVCLIQFSIPDVDYLVDPLALEDLRPLETLFADPHIEKVFHAADNDILMLKRDYGFHFHHLFDTMIAARILGWPRVGLAALLEDHLGVHLDKRMQRTNWGKRPLSPEQLAYARLDTHYLLPLRDLLYRELVARGRWEEAQDAFAALPHIEYTEKPFDPDGFWRIGGARDLTGHQLAVLRELYLWREECARRMDRPPFKVLTDRTLVMLAERQPTTLKALSRLPGVAAVLRNRCGGALLSAIRRGQRAPTPTPPPRTSNGNARPDAITMARYEALRSWRTQKAAQRGVDPDMVLTNGVLLRLARENPHSLKEMEQLGLLSPWKLHTYGEEILDVLSRYS is encoded by the coding sequence GTGAGCTCTCGACACGGCCATCGCAGCGACACACGGGCCTCCTCCCCTCACGTTTCCCATGAGCTACCACCCCCCAAATTGGTCCGGACCGCCACAGAGCTGGCCGAGATGCTCGACCGGCTGCAGGCAGAGCCGATCGTGGCCGTGGACACCGAGGCGGATAGCCTGTTCGCCTACCATTATAAGGTATGCCTGATCCAGTTCTCCATCCCGGACGTCGACTACCTGGTCGATCCGCTGGCCCTGGAGGATCTCCGCCCCCTGGAGACGCTATTCGCGGATCCGCACATCGAGAAGGTGTTCCACGCGGCTGATAACGACATCCTGATGCTCAAACGGGATTACGGGTTCCACTTCCATCACCTCTTCGACACCATGATCGCCGCCCGCATTCTGGGCTGGCCGCGCGTGGGCCTGGCTGCCCTCCTGGAGGACCATCTGGGCGTGCATCTGGACAAACGCATGCAACGCACCAACTGGGGCAAGCGTCCGCTGAGCCCGGAGCAGCTGGCCTACGCCCGCCTGGACACCCATTATCTGCTCCCCCTGCGCGATCTCCTCTATCGGGAATTGGTGGCCCGGGGCCGCTGGGAGGAGGCACAGGATGCGTTCGCCGCCCTGCCACACATCGAGTACACGGAGAAGCCGTTCGACCCGGACGGCTTCTGGCGGATCGGCGGCGCGCGGGATCTCACCGGCCACCAGTTGGCGGTCCTGCGAGAGCTCTACCTCTGGAGAGAGGAGTGCGCCCGCCGGATGGACCGTCCTCCCTTCAAGGTCCTGACGGATCGCACCCTGGTGATGCTCGCGGAGCGACAACCGACCACGCTAAAGGCCCTGAGCCGTCTCCCGGGTGTCGCCGCCGTGCTCCGGAATCGCTGCGGCGGGGCGCTCCTATCCGCCATCCGACGCGGGCAGCGGGCGCCTACTCCCACTCCTCCCCCGCGCACGTCCAACGGGAACGCCCGCCCGGACGCGATCACGATGGCCCGATATGAGGCGCTGCGCTCCTGGCGCACCCAAAAGGCCGCTCAGCGGGGCGTGGACCCCGACATGGTCCTGACCAACGGAGTTCTGCTTCGCCTCGCCCGGGAGAACCCGCACTCCCTCAAAGAGATGGAGCAACTTGGCCTGCTGAGCCCGTGGAAGCTCCACACCTACGGAGAAGAGATCCTAGATGTGCTATCGCGATACTCGTGA
- a CDS encoding ABC transporter ATP-binding protein, protein MLEVKGIHTYYGNIQALRGVSLKVNRGEIVTLIGSNGAGKTTTLNTISGILQPREGEVWLQGERIDHLPPHEIVKKGISQAPEGRKIFSRLTVQENLEMGAYTRKDSDGIREDMERVFQIFPRLRERRRQIGGTLSGGEQQMLAIGRALMARPRVLLLDEPSMGLAPLLVEEIFSVIQEINQQGTSILLVEQNARLALSIAHRGYVLETGSIVLEGPADDLLHNPQVIEAYLGGH, encoded by the coding sequence ATGCTCGAGGTCAAGGGCATTCACACATACTACGGGAACATCCAGGCACTCCGTGGGGTCTCCCTGAAGGTCAACCGCGGCGAGATCGTGACGTTGATCGGCAGCAACGGGGCGGGGAAGACGACCACGTTGAACACCATCTCCGGCATCCTGCAGCCTCGTGAGGGAGAGGTTTGGTTGCAGGGGGAGCGCATCGATCACCTCCCGCCGCATGAGATCGTGAAGAAGGGGATCTCGCAGGCGCCGGAGGGCCGCAAGATCTTCAGCCGGTTGACGGTCCAGGAGAACCTGGAGATGGGCGCGTACACCCGCAAGGATTCGGATGGTATCCGGGAGGATATGGAGCGAGTGTTTCAGATCTTCCCTCGCCTGCGGGAGCGGCGGCGTCAGATCGGGGGCACGCTGAGCGGTGGCGAGCAGCAGATGCTGGCGATCGGCCGGGCGTTGATGGCTCGCCCGAGGGTCCTGTTGTTGGACGAGCCGTCCATGGGGTTGGCCCCGTTGCTGGTCGAGGAGATCTTCAGCGTGATTCAGGAGATCAACCAGCAGGGGACCAGCATCCTGTTGGTGGAGCAGAACGCCCGGTTGGCGCTCTCCATCGCGCATCGCGGCTATGTCCTGGAGACCGGCAGCATCGTCCTGGAGGGGCCGGCAGACGATCTCCTCCACAATCCGCAGGTGATTGAGGCGTACCTGGGCGGACACTAA
- a CDS encoding leucine/isoleucine/valine transporter permease subunit: MTDFRRSVLRPSLRTGLIFGGVALFLTLVGIIEVFSEREVIDGVVSMSYTVLWLVMGGAGYSAAARYKAERRYLLGGVSGAIAGLVTAVLLGILVVLGTAVNLRSVLVNATPALMRLLTFGQSTGVGVVLLLAAGAIVGLLGGLLKMVPERVRRPLLTGVAGVLVISVLHELIAVLFKSLGFPRGFIRFLFARKGLTPAGALISFVLLASLSVLWPIARSRVNQRVSSLPPRQRRSVRLLTFIALLAFLLFIPDLFQLYWTDVIDNVGLFILMGLGLNIVVGFAGLLDLGYVAFFAIGAYVTGLLTSPASSLGWGLSFWVAWPVAMVVGALAGVLLGIPVLRMRGDYLAIVTLGFGEIIRVLANSDLLKPYIGGAQGILQIPKPSIAGIQLITSQQLYYLILLGCLVAIFVSWRLSDSRVGRAWIAMREDEDVAQAMGINLIKYKLLAFAIGATFSAMSGAIFATKLSSIFPHSFNLLISINVLSLIIVGGMASIPGVIVGALILVGLPEVLREFAEYRLLMYGALLVIMMLVRPEGFWPAARRRLELREDGLEIAGGET; encoded by the coding sequence ATGACCGATTTCCGTCGCTCCGTTTTGCGGCCCAGCTTGAGGACGGGGCTTATTTTCGGCGGCGTTGCCTTGTTCCTGACGCTGGTGGGCATCATCGAGGTGTTCAGCGAGCGGGAGGTGATCGACGGCGTCGTCTCCATGAGCTACACGGTGTTGTGGCTGGTCATGGGGGGAGCCGGATATAGCGCCGCCGCTCGATATAAGGCGGAACGTCGCTATTTGCTCGGGGGTGTCAGCGGCGCCATCGCCGGGTTGGTCACGGCGGTCCTGCTAGGGATCCTGGTGGTCCTCGGAACCGCCGTGAACCTGCGCTCCGTGCTGGTGAACGCCACCCCGGCGTTGATGCGGCTGCTGACGTTTGGCCAATCCACCGGTGTGGGCGTGGTGCTCCTGTTGGCCGCCGGCGCGATCGTCGGCCTGTTGGGTGGGCTCTTGAAGATGGTGCCGGAGCGTGTGCGGCGGCCGTTGCTGACCGGGGTGGCCGGCGTGCTCGTGATCAGCGTGCTGCACGAGTTGATCGCCGTCCTGTTCAAGAGCCTGGGGTTCCCGCGAGGGTTCATCCGGTTCCTATTCGCCCGGAAGGGGCTGACGCCTGCCGGCGCGTTGATCAGCTTCGTGCTTTTGGCCTCGCTATCCGTTCTGTGGCCCATCGCGCGGAGCCGGGTCAACCAGCGAGTGAGCAGTCTGCCCCCGCGGCAGAGACGTTCCGTGCGGCTATTGACCTTCATCGCCCTGCTGGCCTTTCTGCTGTTCATCCCCGATCTCTTCCAGCTCTATTGGACGGACGTGATCGATAACGTGGGCCTGTTCATCCTGATGGGGCTGGGGTTGAACATCGTGGTGGGCTTTGCAGGGCTGCTGGATCTGGGATACGTGGCCTTCTTCGCCATCGGGGCGTACGTCACCGGGCTGCTGACCTCGCCTGCCTCCTCACTGGGGTGGGGGCTCTCCTTCTGGGTGGCCTGGCCTGTCGCCATGGTGGTGGGTGCCCTGGCGGGGGTGCTGTTGGGCATCCCCGTGCTGCGCATGCGCGGCGACTACCTGGCCATCGTCACCCTAGGATTCGGCGAGATCATCCGCGTGCTGGCCAACTCTGACCTTCTGAAGCCGTACATCGGGGGTGCCCAGGGGATCCTACAAATTCCCAAGCCCAGCATTGCAGGCATTCAGCTTATCACCTCGCAGCAGCTCTACTACCTGATCCTGCTCGGGTGTTTGGTGGCCATCTTCGTCTCCTGGCGGTTAAGCGACTCCCGGGTGGGGCGCGCCTGGATCGCCATGCGTGAGGACGAGGATGTGGCCCAGGCGATGGGCATCAACCTGATCAAGTACAAGCTGCTGGCGTTCGCCATCGGCGCCACCTTCTCGGCCATGAGCGGGGCCATCTTCGCCACCAAGCTCAGCTCCATCTTCCCGCACAGCTTCAACCTCCTCATCTCCATCAACGTGTTGAGCTTGATCATCGTGGGCGGGATGGCGAGCATCCCCGGCGTCATCGTGGGCGCGCTGATCCTGGTGGGCCTGCCGGAGGTGCTGCGTGAGTTCGCGGAGTATCGCCTGTTGATGTACGGGGCGTTGTTGGTGATCATGATGCTGGTGCGCCCCGAGGGCTTCTGGCCCGCGGCCAGGCGCCGCCTGGAGCTTCGCGAGGATGGACTGGAAATAGCGGGAGGCGAGACATAG
- the corA gene encoding magnesium/cobalt transporter CorA codes for MTIATVTHGQVTWVDIRHPTEEDVQYLRAHYSFHPLDLEDCLSRVEHPKIDEYEDYLFLVMHFPLFDRQRQVTRPSEVDFFIGANYLITIHDGVLKPLIQLFDRCQEDEEVRQRYMGKGAGHLLYSILDILVDSLFPMLNKIGGHLRQIEEDMFTENVREIVQRISFVRRDIIAMRRVIRPQLSVVVALEKGERPFLQEDLEVYWGDVADAFRRAWDILENYSEVIEGLADTSDSVTSYRINEVMRTLTVISVIMLPLTLLSGIYGMNVILPLATYPWAFFLILGMMAATALVMLWVFRRRGWL; via the coding sequence GTGACGATCGCGACCGTTACACACGGCCAGGTCACCTGGGTAGACATTCGACATCCGACGGAGGAAGATGTTCAGTATCTACGCGCCCACTACTCCTTCCATCCCCTCGATCTGGAAGACTGCCTGAGCCGGGTTGAACATCCAAAGATCGACGAATACGAGGATTACCTTTTCCTCGTCATGCATTTTCCCTTATTCGACCGCCAGCGCCAGGTCACGCGTCCCAGCGAGGTCGATTTCTTCATCGGGGCGAATTACCTCATCACCATTCACGACGGCGTCCTGAAGCCGCTGATCCAGCTCTTCGACCGATGCCAGGAGGATGAGGAAGTCCGCCAACGCTATATGGGCAAGGGCGCCGGCCATCTGCTCTACTCGATCCTGGACATCCTGGTCGACTCCCTCTTCCCTATGCTGAACAAGATCGGCGGTCACCTGCGCCAGATCGAAGAGGATATGTTCACCGAGAACGTGCGAGAGATCGTACAGCGCATCTCCTTTGTGCGACGGGACATCATCGCCATGCGCCGTGTGATCCGGCCCCAACTGTCCGTGGTCGTCGCGCTGGAGAAAGGGGAGCGTCCGTTCCTACAGGAGGACCTGGAGGTATACTGGGGCGACGTCGCCGACGCCTTCCGGAGGGCCTGGGACATCCTGGAGAACTATAGCGAGGTCATCGAGGGCCTGGCGGACACATCGGATTCCGTCACCTCATACCGGATCAACGAGGTCATGCGGACGCTCACGGTGATCTCCGTCATCATGCTCCCGCTGACGCTCCTCTCCGGCATCTACGGGATGAACGTCATCCTGCCGCTCGCCACTTATCCCTGGGCGTTCTTCCTCATCCTGGGGATGATGGCAGCAACCGCCCTGGTCATGTTGTGGGTCTTCCGGCGGAGGGGTTGGCTGTGA
- the tsaB gene encoding tRNA (adenosine(37)-N6)-threonylcarbamoyltransferase complex dimerization subunit type 1 TsaB has product MAESVPAASLLLALDTATDLASIALYDGWRVIAEHSWHSNRRHTVELAPNVDALLRQAGVKPSLVAGVAVALGPGSFTGLRVALSFAKGLTLATEAALLGIPTLDVVAYPHRWQPLPVCAVIQAGRGRLCWALYRHGPDGWGPVSGYRLSEVEAVAREIEGPTLFSGELLPRNAALLQDLLGDRFRLAPPAMRLRRAGILAELGWARYQAGDVDDPAALSPIYLHEPPPGKAP; this is encoded by the coding sequence ATGGCTGAGAGTGTCCCTGCGGCTTCCCTTTTGCTGGCTCTGGACACGGCGACGGACCTGGCCAGCATCGCTTTGTATGATGGCTGGCGCGTGATCGCCGAGCATAGCTGGCACTCCAATCGGCGGCACACCGTTGAGCTGGCCCCCAACGTGGATGCGCTGCTCCGGCAGGCTGGCGTGAAGCCTTCCCTGGTGGCAGGCGTGGCGGTGGCGTTGGGGCCGGGGTCCTTCACCGGCCTTCGCGTTGCGCTCAGCTTCGCTAAGGGACTCACCCTGGCCACCGAGGCGGCGCTGTTGGGGATCCCGACCCTGGATGTCGTCGCGTACCCTCATCGATGGCAGCCCCTGCCGGTGTGTGCCGTGATCCAGGCCGGGCGTGGGCGCTTGTGCTGGGCGCTATATCGGCATGGTCCGGACGGGTGGGGACCTGTCTCGGGATATCGCTTGAGCGAGGTGGAGGCCGTCGCGAGGGAGATCGAGGGTCCGACGCTGTTCAGCGGGGAGCTGTTGCCCCGAAATGCGGCGCTGCTGCAGGACCTGTTAGGCGATCGATTCCGGCTGGCGCCTCCGGCCATGCGCTTGCGGCGAGCGGGCATCCTGGCCGAGCTGGGCTGGGCGCGTTACCAGGCCGGGGATGTGGACGACCCGGCCGCGCTGAGCCCCATTTACCTGCACGAGCCGCCGCCTGGAAAGGCTCCATGA
- the tsaE gene encoding tRNA (adenosine(37)-N6)-threonylcarbamoyltransferase complex ATPase subunit type 1 TsaE — MDGVVGGSGHDARELETWNLVSWAPGDTAAFGALLATLVQPGDVIALMGDLGAGKTTLVQGLARGLGITQPVTSPTFILMNEYPSAPPLYHVDCYRLTDAAAEAVEIGLEEVLYGDGVCVIEWADRLLALLPPERLEVKLIWLDPRERRLEVTGRGQRYVSLIRALRQEWHRSQGREHG; from the coding sequence ATGGACGGTGTGGTGGGTGGTAGCGGGCATGACGCGCGAGAGCTGGAGACATGGAACCTGGTGAGCTGGGCTCCGGGGGACACGGCCGCGTTCGGCGCGCTGTTGGCGACCCTGGTGCAGCCGGGTGATGTGATCGCCCTGATGGGTGACCTCGGCGCTGGCAAGACGACGCTGGTGCAGGGCCTCGCCCGCGGGTTGGGGATCACCCAGCCGGTGACCAGCCCCACCTTCATCCTCATGAACGAGTATCCCTCGGCGCCGCCTCTCTATCACGTCGACTGTTATCGCCTGACGGATGCCGCTGCCGAGGCGGTGGAGATCGGCCTGGAGGAGGTCCTGTATGGCGATGGCGTCTGCGTGATCGAGTGGGCGGATCGGCTTCTGGCGTTGCTGCCTCCAGAGCGCCTGGAGGTGAAGTTGATCTGGCTGGACCCTCGCGAGCGTCGGCTGGAGGTCACGGGGCGGGGCCAGCGGTATGTCTCCCTGATCCGTGCCCTGAGGCAGGAATGGCATCGTTCCCAAGGACGTGAACATGGCTGA
- a CDS encoding CBS domain-containing protein, with protein MSCPPIVIDPDASLAEAEALMEAKGVRRLPVIDAKGRLVGIVSYGDIREGMSASATQNPYAPEAQEQWLTVSDVMSANVVTVTPDTPLWKVANLMLEHKIGGLPVVDGGQVIGMITESDIFKLVVQQWRTGSDLSPSN; from the coding sequence ATGAGTTGCCCACCCATCGTTATCGATCCCGACGCCTCGTTGGCCGAGGCGGAGGCGCTGATGGAGGCGAAGGGGGTGCGCCGGCTGCCGGTCATCGATGCGAAAGGGCGTTTGGTCGGTATCGTCAGTTATGGCGATATCCGGGAGGGGATGAGCGCCAGCGCCACCCAGAACCCATACGCGCCGGAGGCGCAGGAGCAGTGGCTGACCGTCTCGGACGTGATGAGCGCGAACGTGGTCACGGTGACGCCGGACACCCCTCTGTGGAAAGTAGCGAATCTCATGTTGGAACACAAGATCGGCGGTTTGCCGGTGGTGGACGGCGGTCAGGTGATCGGCATGATCACCGAGTCGGATATCTTTAAGTTGGTTGTGCAACAGTGGCGAACCGGGTCGGATCTCTCCCCCTCGAATTGA
- a CDS encoding CBS domain-containing protein, which produces MSVGNRDHHISDDAGRKGDKKQRKCVADIMTPNPVTVAPNNAIDTAISLMRAGGFRRLPVVENGRLVGIVTARDLRLASNAPSIVRERWYNNYILQHIAVGDYMTPDPITIAPDSPIAEAARLMRDHKISGLPVVEEGRLVGIVTQTDLLNFLLDLLEEEETVVT; this is translated from the coding sequence ATGAGCGTGGGGAACCGAGATCACCATATTTCTGATGATGCCGGCCGCAAGGGTGATAAGAAGCAGCGCAAATGTGTTGCGGATATCATGACTCCCAATCCGGTGACGGTGGCTCCTAACAATGCGATCGACACCGCGATCTCCCTGATGCGGGCGGGCGGCTTCCGCCGCTTGCCCGTCGTGGAAAACGGCCGCTTGGTGGGGATCGTCACCGCCCGGGATCTGCGCCTCGCCTCCAATGCTCCCTCGATCGTCCGTGAGCGTTGGTATAACAACTACATCCTCCAGCACATCGCTGTGGGCGATTACATGACTCCTGATCCCATCACCATCGCCCCGGATAGCCCCATCGCCGAGGCGGCTCGTCTGATGCGGGACCACAAGATCAGCGGGCTCCCCGTGGTGGAAGAGGGCCGGTTGGTGGGGATCGTGACGCAGACGGACCTCTTAAACTTTCTCCTGGATCTCCTGGAAGAGGAAGAAACGGTCGTCACCTGA
- a CDS encoding branched-chain amino acid ABC transporter substrate-binding protein, translating into MRSRYLLISIVALLALIVSACAAPAAPPPKEEAAPAEEFTYEDEWGVVVIPAGEPLRLGFVAGLSGAGIDVLGLDEKRGAELAVKDKGEVLGFPIELQVEDGQCNAEGGQTVANKLVADPEIVAVVGHMCSSSCIPAADIYDQNHYSMVSPSCTAPSLTDPATHKPIFFRTAWNDKIQGPAAAKFAYDVLGVRKVATIHDGSPYAEQLGQEFAKAFEALGGQIVAREAVNVGDTDMRPVLTRIKAEDPDLIYWSGFVAEGAYLAVQRADVGMEDVYFMGADGIRADAFIEAAGDAAEGVYASAANPGEAGPGMEDFLKAYKEAYGEDPIAPFHAHAYDATMLILNAIEQVAKVDPEGNLHIGRKALRDAIANTKGYQGLTGTLSCDENGDCGVGSVAISKVENGKWVVVSD; encoded by the coding sequence ATGCGGTCCCGTTATCTACTCATCAGCATCGTCGCTTTGTTGGCACTCATCGTGTCGGCATGTGCGGCGCCGGCCGCGCCACCGCCCAAGGAGGAGGCTGCTCCGGCGGAGGAGTTCACCTATGAGGATGAGTGGGGCGTCGTCGTGATCCCCGCTGGTGAGCCCCTGCGCCTCGGGTTCGTGGCTGGCCTATCCGGCGCCGGCATCGACGTCCTGGGCCTCGATGAGAAGCGCGGCGCGGAGCTGGCCGTCAAGGACAAGGGAGAGGTGTTGGGCTTCCCCATCGAGCTCCAGGTCGAGGATGGGCAGTGCAATGCCGAGGGCGGCCAGACGGTGGCCAACAAGCTGGTGGCAGATCCGGAGATCGTCGCTGTTGTGGGGCACATGTGCTCCAGCTCCTGTATCCCGGCTGCTGACATCTATGACCAGAATCACTACAGCATGGTGTCTCCCTCTTGCACGGCCCCCAGCCTGACGGACCCCGCGACCCACAAGCCCATCTTCTTCCGGACGGCCTGGAATGACAAGATCCAGGGGCCGGCCGCGGCCAAGTTCGCGTACGATGTCCTGGGCGTCCGCAAGGTGGCGACCATCCATGATGGCAGCCCTTATGCGGAGCAGTTGGGCCAGGAGTTCGCCAAGGCGTTTGAGGCGCTGGGTGGTCAGATCGTCGCCCGCGAGGCCGTCAATGTGGGTGACACCGATATGCGCCCCGTCCTGACCCGGATCAAGGCGGAGGATCCCGACCTCATCTACTGGAGTGGCTTCGTCGCAGAGGGCGCCTATCTGGCGGTGCAGCGCGCCGACGTGGGCATGGAGGACGTCTACTTCATGGGCGCGGACGGGATCCGGGCGGATGCCTTCATCGAGGCCGCCGGGGATGCTGCTGAGGGCGTCTACGCCAGCGCGGCCAATCCGGGCGAGGCCGGCCCTGGCATGGAGGACTTCCTGAAGGCCTATAAGGAGGCCTATGGCGAGGATCCCATCGCCCCGTTCCATGCACACGCCTATGACGCCACCATGTTGATCCTGAACGCCATCGAGCAGGTCGCCAAGGTGGACCCGGAGGGCAATCTGCACATCGGCCGCAAGGCGCTGCGTGACGCCATCGCCAACACGAAGGGGTACCAGGGGCTGACCGGCACGCTGTCGTGCGATGAGAACGGCGACTGTGGCGTCGGCTCCGTCGCGATCTCCAAGGTAGAAAATGGCAAGTGGGTGGTGGTGTCCGACTGA
- the rimI gene encoding ribosomal protein S18-alanine N-acetyltransferase encodes MNGSKGIESALPVVVTSLRLDDLDHLMEIERVSFPLPWPESAYRYELARNPYGYYLALRPVLALLRDARLPPLLGYGGFWLLHDEAHICTIAVHPDYRGRGLGEWLLLHLLDLAKKVGADVATLEVRAGNETAQRLYQRTGFRQVGIRPRYYRDSGEDALIMTTPSLSLAEMQALLKRRREIVAERLRTWGRELARRARG; translated from the coding sequence ATGAACGGATCGAAGGGAATCGAATCCGCCCTTCCCGTGGTCGTTACGTCGCTGCGCCTGGACGACCTGGACCATCTCATGGAGATCGAGCGTGTGAGCTTCCCTCTCCCCTGGCCGGAGAGCGCGTATCGCTATGAGCTGGCCCGCAACCCCTACGGATACTATCTGGCCCTTCGCCCGGTGCTCGCGCTCCTGCGGGATGCTCGGCTGCCCCCCTTGTTGGGATACGGCGGGTTTTGGCTATTGCATGACGAAGCGCACATCTGCACCATCGCCGTCCATCCCGACTATCGGGGCCGCGGCTTGGGGGAATGGTTGCTTCTGCACCTACTGGACCTGGCTAAGAAGGTGGGGGCGGATGTGGCCACATTGGAGGTGCGGGCGGGGAATGAGACGGCGCAGCGACTCTACCAGCGCACGGGCTTTCGCCAGGTGGGGATCCGTCCCCGATACTATCGGGACTCCGGCGAGGATGCCCTGATCATGACGACGCCCTCGCTATCCCTGGCCGAGATGCAGGCCCTTTTGAAGCGGCGCAGGGAGATCGTGGCGGAGCGATTGCGTACCTGGGGCCGGGAGCTGGCGCGGAGGGCCAGGGGATAG
- a CDS encoding ABC transporter ATP-binding protein, with the protein MALLTARRVTKRFGGLTAVSELDFEIEPQMIASLIGPNGAGKTTFFNCITGFYRPEEGTILFNGTSLVGLAPDQITALGIARTYQNIRLFGSMTAIENVLVGQHTRLHSGVLGAILRDRRTMEEEQEALRKGLELLDFVGLRGKGDMLARNLPYGDQRRLEIARALASDPKLLLLDEPTAGMNPRETDELRHFIRRLRDERGLTILLIEHDMRMVMGVSDRVTVLDYGVKIAEGQPEEIQRDPRVIEAYLGRGAANALSQATSSQVQV; encoded by the coding sequence ATGGCCTTGCTGACAGCGCGCAGAGTCACGAAACGGTTCGGCGGGCTCACTGCCGTCAGCGAGCTCGACTTCGAGATCGAGCCGCAGATGATCGCCAGCCTCATCGGCCCCAATGGCGCCGGGAAGACGACCTTCTTCAACTGCATCACCGGCTTCTACCGTCCGGAGGAGGGGACCATCCTGTTCAATGGCACCTCCCTGGTCGGGTTGGCTCCGGATCAGATCACCGCGCTGGGGATCGCCCGCACCTATCAGAATATCCGCCTTTTCGGCAGCATGACGGCCATCGAGAACGTGCTGGTGGGGCAGCATACCCGGCTTCATAGCGGCGTGTTGGGCGCCATCCTGCGCGATCGGCGCACCATGGAGGAGGAGCAGGAGGCCCTTCGCAAGGGATTGGAGTTGTTGGACTTCGTCGGGCTGCGGGGCAAGGGCGATATGCTGGCCAGGAATCTGCCCTATGGCGACCAGCGGCGGTTGGAGATCGCCCGTGCGCTGGCGTCCGATCCGAAGCTGTTGCTCCTGGACGAGCCCACGGCCGGCATGAACCCGCGGGAGACGGACGAACTGCGCCACTTTATCCGTCGGCTGCGCGATGAGCGGGGGTTGACCATCCTGCTCATCGAGCACGACATGCGCATGGTGATGGGCGTGTCGGATCGGGTGACGGTGCTGGACTACGGCGTCAAGATCGCGGAAGGGCAGCCGGAGGAGATCCAGAGGGATCCTCGCGTCATCGAGGCGTACCTGGGACGTGGCGCAGCCAACGCGCTATCGCAGGCGACATCTTCACAGGTTCAGGTGTAA
- a CDS encoding branched-chain amino acid ABC transporter permease, whose amino-acid sequence MQRIRVWRVSATDLIIWGIGFLIGGIALWGTIATLREGLYTSSDWVSFLIFGLAQGAVYALIALGYTLVYGILFMINFAHGEIFMGGAYIGYFVARAFDESGFLDSNPILALAIIFLVAMSVSISMAVALERIAYRPLRRAPRLVPLITAIGASLFLQYSFRGLFGTGIKVYPDVEILKGSWQIGGVMVLRIHVIVFVCAVLMMAGLYWLVQRTKMGKAMRAVAEDKDAAALMGIDVDRVIVNTFIVGGALAGAGGVLFALYNKQVIHTMGFIPGIKAFTAAVLGGIGNIPGAMFGGLFLGIFESIGPPLFFTGLGVPSPNQLKDVIAFSMLVLVLIFRPTGLLGEVLTEKKA is encoded by the coding sequence ATGCAACGGATCCGGGTATGGCGGGTCTCAGCCACCGATTTGATCATCTGGGGCATCGGATTCCTGATCGGTGGAATCGCCCTGTGGGGTACAATCGCCACGTTGCGTGAGGGGCTTTATACCTCGAGTGACTGGGTCTCATTTCTCATCTTCGGGCTTGCGCAGGGCGCCGTCTATGCCCTCATCGCCCTCGGTTACACGTTGGTTTACGGTATCCTGTTCATGATCAATTTCGCCCATGGGGAGATCTTCATGGGCGGAGCGTATATCGGTTATTTCGTGGCGCGGGCCTTCGACGAGTCGGGATTTCTGGATAGCAATCCGATTCTGGCGTTGGCCATCATCTTCCTGGTCGCCATGAGCGTCTCCATCAGTATGGCCGTCGCGCTGGAGCGCATCGCGTATCGGCCGCTGCGACGTGCCCCCCGTCTGGTTCCCCTCATCACAGCCATCGGCGCCTCTCTGTTCCTTCAGTACAGCTTTCGTGGGCTCTTCGGCACGGGCATTAAGGTATACCCCGATGTGGAGATCCTGAAGGGCAGCTGGCAGATCGGCGGGGTGATGGTGTTGCGCATTCATGTGATCGTCTTCGTGTGTGCCGTGCTGATGATGGCGGGGCTGTACTGGCTGGTGCAGCGGACCAAGATGGGGAAAGCCATGCGCGCGGTGGCGGAGGACAAGGATGCCGCCGCTTTGATGGGGATCGATGTGGATCGCGTGATCGTGAACACCTTCATCGTGGGCGGCGCTCTGGCGGGCGCAGGCGGCGTGCTCTTCGCCCTGTATAACAAGCAGGTGATCCATACGATGGGGTTCATCCCGGGGATCAAGGCCTTTACCGCCGCCGTGCTGGGGGGGATCGGCAACATCCCCGGGGCGATGTTCGGGGGGCTGTTCCTGGGTATCTTCGAGTCCATCGGCCCACCCCTGTTCTTCACCGGGTTGGGCGTTCCCAGCCCCAATCAGTTGAAGGACGTCATCGCCTTCTCCATGCTGGTGTTGGTCCTCATCTTCCGACCTACGGGACTCCTCGGCGAGGTGCTGACGGAGAAGAAGGCGTAA